A genomic segment from Clostridium pasteurianum BC1 encodes:
- a CDS encoding ArnT family glycosyltransferase — translation MKILFSLRDEKKRTKYGLLIIEIIFIMAALISIFKYGNSLLLGSLEKFDNDDVKYIRSAWNLIDNKILSYENVKESTLYIMPGLTFVLAFFMMIFGKMQGLVAFKVFQMMLQAGSIYLIFLIGRKVFGSRVGLIASVIDVIYITELFVVNTILMECISKFLLLLLIYISIYAIETKSVKLYALGGIIWAISCLFKPTMVVYPILILVIWIKSKYKFSEILKYTTLVLIIFCTIMSPWWVRNYIDFNRFIPFTKSTGNPFLQGTFINYDQSEGWGVPYVKGRNAIESDENETKAGLQRLEKYGKKQPFKFVFWYTIGKTLLFWKDPFYWRTIFNITFLIANVIHKIILLLGIIGMVKGAKENSNVALLIGVLLFLNLIYLPFYTFSRYSYIAMPLVMIFAAFSIDKIIIRKKRNLLVWKRTPC, via the coding sequence GTGAAGATATTGTTTAGTTTAAGAGATGAAAAAAAAAGAACAAAATACGGTTTATTAATTATAGAAATTATTTTTATCATGGCTGCACTGATTTCTATTTTTAAATATGGAAATTCGCTTCTTTTAGGAAGTCTTGAGAAGTTTGATAATGACGATGTGAAATATATCAGAAGTGCATGGAATTTAATAGATAATAAAATATTGTCTTACGAAAACGTTAAAGAATCTACACTTTATATCATGCCTGGTTTAACCTTTGTGTTAGCGTTTTTCATGATGATTTTTGGAAAGATGCAGGGGTTAGTTGCATTTAAGGTTTTTCAGATGATGCTTCAGGCAGGAAGCATATACCTAATATTTCTTATAGGAAGGAAGGTTTTCGGGAGTAGAGTGGGATTGATAGCTTCAGTAATAGATGTTATATATATTACTGAATTATTTGTTGTAAATACAATACTAATGGAATGTATATCTAAGTTTTTGCTTCTGCTTCTAATATATATAAGCATTTATGCCATAGAGACAAAGAGTGTTAAGCTGTATGCCTTAGGAGGCATTATATGGGCGATATCCTGTTTATTTAAACCAACAATGGTGGTTTATCCGATATTAATTTTGGTTATTTGGATTAAGAGTAAGTATAAGTTTTCTGAAATACTTAAATATACTACATTAGTCTTAATAATATTTTGTACAATAATGTCTCCTTGGTGGGTTAGAAACTATATAGATTTTAATAGATTTATACCATTTACAAAATCAACTGGCAATCCATTTCTTCAAGGAACATTTATAAATTATGATCAGAGCGAAGGTTGGGGAGTGCCATATGTAAAAGGCAGAAATGCTATTGAAAGTGATGAAAATGAAACAAAAGCAGGATTACAAAGACTTGAGAAATACGGTAAAAAGCAACCATTTAAATTTGTTTTTTGGTATACTATAGGTAAAACGCTTTTATTTTGGAAAGATCCGTTCTATTGGAGAACAATTTTTAATATTACTTTTCTAATAGCAAATGTTATTCATAAAATAATTTTATTATTAGGAATTATAGGTATGGTAAAGGGAGCAAAGGAAAACTCAAATGTAGCACTATTGATTGGCGTGTTATTATTTTTAAATTTAATATATTTACCATTCTATACTTTTTCAAGATATTCTTATATTGCAATGCCTTTAGTAATGATATTTGCAGCTTTTAGTATAGATAAGATTATAATAAGAAAGAAGAGGAATTTATTAGTATGGAAAAGAACACCGTGTTAG
- a CDS encoding SWIM zinc finger family protein gives MHNAPWKIQYKWIPRNKNTKAHFLCKNPKYRARIINVTYIGDGLYIAQSSKDSNKFYNVDLNHTVCDCRYFTFQKREERKKCKHIIAAEQLSLTLNTLASAK, from the coding sequence ATTCATAATGCACCTTGGAAAATACAGTATAAATGGATTCCACGAAATAAAAACACAAAAGCTCACTTTTTATGTAAAAATCCAAAATACAGAGCAAGAATTATAAATGTAACATACATTGGTGATGGACTATACATTGCTCAAAGTAGTAAAGATAGCAATAAATTTTATAATGTAGATTTAAATCATACTGTTTGTGATTGTAGATATTTTACTTTTCAAAAACGTGAGGAAAGGAAAAAATGCAAACACATAATAGCTGCAGAACAGTTATCTCTGACATTAAATACTTTAGCTAGTGCAAAATAA
- a CDS encoding DUF2304 domain-containing protein, which produces MNIFCLFVSITFLVINVTLIKKRRVEFEYSLLWIMVCTLLIIFSVDEKLVEFLASSLGIIYAPAFLFLVGIMFSLSMIFYLMIVISDMKKKITKLIQVNALLDYKINERLK; this is translated from the coding sequence ATGAATATATTTTGCTTGTTTGTTTCTATAACTTTTCTAGTAATAAACGTTACATTAATTAAAAAGAGAAGAGTGGAATTTGAGTATAGCTTGTTATGGATAATGGTATGTACTCTATTAATAATATTTTCTGTAGATGAAAAACTTGTTGAGTTTTTGGCTAGTAGTTTAGGAATAATTTATGCACCTGCATTTTTGTTTTTGGTTGGGATAATGTTTAGCCTTTCAATGATTTTTTATCTTATGATAGTAATATCTGATATGAAAAAGAAAATAACAAAACTTATACAAGTAAATGCCTTATTAGATTATAAAATTAATGAAAGGTTGAAATAA
- a CDS encoding HAMP domain-containing sensor histidine kinase produces MKNRIKKILFGSITRELLLVNIVSFALVVIGVIIAIGMLYANFDSKDTPDKMIADANSLYVEVGRYVTREDEGSNNYLKQLGKHYGFNAAVTDSRGNIILKTANVNTDKIDVEKVQQIFQGKAYRSNDTFYQIYNVKLGNKDAMLFVWKLPQLNRITNIGKIIVLIGILPVIIVVVLIYILIRRKAKYIKDICRGIETISQGNLDYRIDKKGVDELSILSDKINSMTIDLKNIMEDERKAERLKSELMTNVSHDLRTPLTSLIAYLQLADDDKTSLKDKEKFTEIALQKSNKLKKLIDDLFEYSKLESGAIKLGKEEINIVEIIEQSIGELSILAKKRNITFHKSFSNSIFLKVDPNKIGRVFENVISNAVKYSTEGSTIYIDISQKNDGLIISFENIINEIFEENVEKLFDRFYRTDEARNSEQGGSGLGLAIAKNIIELHGGIIWAEVEQKNFKMNIRLN; encoded by the coding sequence TTGAAAAATAGGATTAAAAAAATTTTATTTGGAAGTATTACTAGAGAGCTATTATTGGTTAATATAGTGAGCTTTGCTTTGGTTGTTATAGGAGTAATAATTGCTATCGGGATGTTATATGCAAATTTTGATAGTAAAGATACTCCTGATAAAATGATAGCAGACGCCAATAGTTTATATGTTGAAGTCGGAAGGTATGTAACCCGAGAGGATGAGGGGTCTAACAACTATTTAAAGCAACTAGGTAAGCATTATGGGTTTAATGCTGCAGTTACTGATTCTAGAGGGAATATAATTTTAAAAACAGCAAATGTAAACACTGATAAAATTGATGTTGAGAAAGTTCAACAAATCTTTCAAGGCAAAGCGTATAGGTCAAATGATACTTTTTATCAAATATACAATGTAAAACTTGGAAATAAGGATGCAATGCTTTTTGTTTGGAAGCTGCCACAATTGAATCGAATTACCAATATTGGTAAAATAATAGTATTAATAGGAATACTTCCAGTAATCATAGTAGTGGTGTTAATATATATTTTAATTAGAAGAAAGGCTAAATATATAAAAGATATATGTAGAGGCATAGAAACAATTTCACAGGGAAATCTTGATTATAGAATTGATAAAAAAGGCGTAGATGAATTATCTATATTATCAGATAAGATTAATAGTATGACTATTGATTTAAAAAATATAATGGAAGATGAGAGAAAAGCAGAGCGATTAAAGAGTGAGCTTATGACAAATGTATCTCATGATTTAAGGACTCCACTGACTTCTTTAATTGCATATCTACAACTAGCAGATGACGACAAAACTTCATTAAAGGATAAAGAGAAATTTACTGAAATAGCTTTACAAAAGTCAAATAAATTAAAAAAGCTTATAGATGATTTATTTGAGTATTCAAAGCTTGAAAGTGGAGCAATTAAACTAGGAAAAGAAGAAATAAATATTGTTGAAATAATTGAACAGAGCATAGGTGAGCTTTCTATACTTGCAAAAAAACGAAATATAACTTTCCATAAAAGCTTTAGTAATAGCATTTTTTTAAAAGTAGATCCAAATAAAATAGGCAGAGTTTTTGAAAACGTGATTTCTAATGCTGTAAAGTATAGTACTGAAGGAAGTACAATATATATTGATATTTCTCAAAAGAATGATGGATTAATAATTAGCTTCGAGAATATAATAAATGAAATATTCGAAGAAAACGTAGAAAAATTATTTGATAGATTTTATAGAACAGATGAAGCTAGAAATTCTGAACAGGGTGGATCAGGACTTGGACTTGCTATTGCAAAAAATATTATTGAACTCCATGGCGGGATAATATGGGCAGAGGTTGAACAGAAAAACTTCAAAATGAATATACGATTAAATTAA
- a CDS encoding DUF6262 family protein has translation MSEYDRKSHLEKLHSERKANTRKKIDEAIQRLIRSNKSINFNSVSNEAGLSKATLYNNSDIRERIETLRNQQAQVPTPAQVKREMDENNKDAIIASLKRKIKNLLEENKQIKEQVKISYGDIYKKI, from the coding sequence GTGAGTGAATATGACCGCAAATCTCATTTAGAGAAGTTACATTCTGAAAGGAAAGCTAACACTCGAAAGAAGATTGATGAAGCAATACAAAGGCTTATAAGGTCAAATAAATCTATAAATTTTAATAGCGTTTCAAATGAAGCCGGATTATCTAAAGCAACTTTATATAATAATTCTGACATAAGAGAAAGGATTGAAACTTTAAGAAATCAACAAGCTCAAGTACCTACCCCAGCGCAGGTTAAGAGGGAAATGGATGAAAATAATAAAGATGCTATAATTGCAAGTCTTAAAAGGAAAATCAAGAACCTATTAGAAGAAAACAAGCAAATAAAGGAGCAAGTAAAGATTAGTTATGGAGATATTTATAAGAAAATTTAA
- a CDS encoding glycosyltransferase family 2 protein, with amino-acid sequence MKHLVIIPAYNEGQNIYNVVKNIINSTSEFDIVVINDGSKDNTYFEAKKAGAKVLNLSSNLGVGGAVQTGYLYAYDNNYDVAVQIDGDGQHCSEDLLKLLEEIKRNEVDMVIGSRFIGEGHYKPSLFRSIGIKYFSKLVSYLCKISYYDTTSGYRIVNRKAIEHFINYYPQDYPEVETIVYAVKNGLKVKEILVNMNKRQGGKSTITPLKSIYYMIKVTLALIIEKPSEGALQ; translated from the coding sequence ATGAAACACTTGGTAATTATACCAGCTTATAATGAGGGGCAGAACATTTACAATGTGGTAAAAAACATAATAAATAGTACCTCAGAATTTGATATTGTGGTTATTAACGATGGATCTAAGGATAATACATACTTTGAGGCAAAAAAAGCAGGCGCGAAGGTATTAAATCTATCAAGTAATTTAGGTGTTGGAGGTGCAGTTCAGACTGGATATTTATATGCATACGATAATAACTATGATGTCGCTGTACAAATTGATGGTGATGGTCAACATTGTTCTGAAGACCTACTTAAACTACTTGAAGAAATTAAAAGAAATGAAGTGGATATGGTAATTGGGTCTAGATTTATTGGCGAAGGTCATTATAAACCTAGTCTATTTAGAAGTATTGGAATAAAGTACTTTTCTAAACTTGTGTCTTATCTTTGTAAAATTTCTTATTATGATACAACTTCAGGTTACAGAATAGTGAATAGGAAAGCCATAGAGCATTTTATCAATTATTATCCTCAAGATTATCCTGAAGTAGAGACAATCGTGTATGCTGTAAAAAATGGTTTAAAAGTAAAAGAAATTTTGGTTAATATGAATAAAAGGCAGGGTGGTAAATCTACTATAACACCGTTAAAGTCAATATATTATATGATAAAGGTGACTTTAGCATTAATAATTGAGAAACCAAGTGAAGGTGCACTTCAATGA
- a CDS encoding tyrosine-type recombinase/integrase produces MRVQEVILDRNKKRYMLLDNEKLPIVPVVKYLKYLDNTGKSSNTQKTYCYSLKLYFEFLKEMQKDYRQVDINALSDFVGWLQNPYESCKVTSLKPIKSKRTEKTVNLTVTVVTNFYDYLFRSEEIENDILQKLMGQISTGRHRVYKDFLYHVNKDKPINKNILKIKEPRKKLNVLTKEEVEKIYKATTNIRDKFLIELLFETGLRIGEALSLFIEDFICDYNKGHKIRLVDRGELSNGARLKTGEREIYISQELMDLFDDYMYEVLDELEIDTNFVFVKLKGENQGGPMSYIEVSALFKRLKEKTEIDVHPHLLRHTHATIYYRQTKDIKQLQERLGHSQIQTTTNMYLHPSDDDIRASWEKAQSAFKITNNGEKKDT; encoded by the coding sequence GTGAGGGTACAGGAAGTAATATTAGATAGGAACAAAAAAAGGTATATGCTACTCGATAATGAAAAATTACCAATAGTACCAGTAGTGAAATATTTAAAATATCTCGATAATACAGGGAAAAGCAGTAATACTCAGAAGACCTACTGTTATAGTTTAAAGCTATATTTTGAGTTTTTAAAAGAAATGCAAAAAGACTATCGGCAAGTTGATATAAATGCGTTATCCGATTTTGTAGGTTGGTTACAAAACCCTTACGAAAGTTGTAAAGTAACAAGTTTAAAGCCAATTAAATCGAAGAGGACAGAAAAAACAGTAAATCTTACTGTAACAGTAGTAACTAATTTTTATGATTATTTGTTTAGGAGTGAAGAAATTGAAAATGATATACTTCAAAAACTAATGGGTCAAATATCTACTGGCAGACATAGGGTATATAAAGATTTTTTATATCATGTAAATAAGGATAAACCTATAAATAAAAATATACTAAAAATCAAAGAACCGAGAAAAAAGCTAAATGTGCTTACTAAAGAAGAAGTTGAAAAAATCTATAAAGCAACTACTAATATAAGAGATAAATTTTTAATAGAATTACTCTTTGAAACTGGATTAAGGATTGGTGAGGCTTTATCTTTATTTATAGAGGACTTTATTTGTGACTATAATAAAGGGCATAAAATTAGATTAGTAGATAGAGGAGAACTTTCTAATGGAGCAAGACTAAAGACAGGAGAAAGAGAAATATATATATCACAAGAGTTAATGGATTTATTTGATGATTATATGTATGAAGTTTTGGATGAATTAGAGATTGATACTAACTTTGTATTTGTTAAATTAAAGGGGGAAAATCAAGGGGGGCCTATGAGTTACATTGAGGTAAGCGCTTTATTTAAAAGGCTTAAAGAAAAAACGGAAATAGACGTACATCCTCATCTTCTAAGACATACCCATGCTACAATTTACTACAGGCAAACTAAAGATATTAAACAATTGCAGGAGAGATTAGGGCATTCCCAAATACAAACAACAACGAATATGTATTTACACCCTTCTGATGATGATATAAGAGCAAGTTGGGAAAAAGCACAATCAGCTTTTAAAATAACAAATAATGGAGAAAAGAAGGATACTTAA
- a CDS encoding EamA family transporter produces the protein MNYLLLFINVIMLVSGQVLWKIGVSKIHLQLSAKGVMDAIFNPYIFCGGIIYVFATAIWLYLLSKAPLSKIYPLQSLCYVFGAIAGVIFFKDSFNLNRTFGLIFIVGGAVLIASK, from the coding sequence ATGAATTATTTACTGCTTTTCATTAATGTAATTATGTTGGTGTCAGGTCAAGTTTTATGGAAAATTGGAGTAAGCAAAATACATTTACAATTATCGGCTAAAGGTGTAATGGATGCTATATTTAATCCTTATATATTTTGTGGAGGAATTATTTATGTTTTTGCTACTGCAATTTGGTTATATTTGCTTTCTAAGGCACCATTGAGTAAAATATATCCACTTCAAAGCTTATGCTATGTATTTGGAGCAATAGCAGGAGTTATTTTTTTTAAGGATAGTTTTAATTTAAATAGAACCTTTGGTCTTATATTTATTGTTGGTGGAGCTGTTTTAATTGCTTCAAAATAA
- a CDS encoding tyrosine-type recombinase/integrase, protein MSNNLKILGYNDIAKYNEKIIDTLSSYTETYVEANRNVTYKIVKDNYFLINNDWNISFIGNIEQFKAQYATFQYAWKNIKLSFCSDYNLGLEIKYILYNKLFNNEWSLKTVVSLHLASLKKVFEFMREKYPLSDSLLQLNIETGSFQWVDWLESKDIKTTIEKHYDIYDKKYKEKTTIANFLSSIYKWLENETDTRDEWEKDIWDVVNLKKYGIYYIESNCARYINFTKIKNLNIRESIKRYFKQRFLSKNKFTLEGALTYLKYLPNFINYVLELEPSWNDLKQLERKHIEKYIEWLNVYTEQNFTRKESNPESYQRLALTMIKKFLLEIQMREYEIAPYKDIRKLLFLDDMPTLKNKHYDNIKYIPDIVLEQLFKYIECLSKDIQVIIWIMYKTGLRISDTLNLKQDCLIRINNKYWIETDVKKTYVIEHRIPIDDELASLIAILIDTSKKNSNMDNNPKNLIFVRCTGKRKGKTYLRASISRALNKMALNHNIIDESGNKFHFNNHAFRHTYAIKLLNGGTDIFTVQELLAHASPEMTLHYAKLLDDTKRKAFDNAVKQGVFSFDIEGNLQDETNREIPENILDMLWTNHKLNAIDTPYGTCLQRSKGKCTFAKQPPCLTCDGGKPCKDLSVGIFEGDIKKYEIHITSTKALLEQVKIYNRKDMVLENEEILNCYNRIYSTISSGNIIYGRLDRLRKQGDVSE, encoded by the coding sequence ATGAGTAATAACTTGAAGATACTAGGTTATAATGACATAGCTAAATATAATGAAAAGATAATTGATACCTTGTCAAGTTATACAGAAACATATGTTGAAGCTAATAGAAATGTTACTTATAAAATAGTAAAAGACAATTATTTTCTAATTAATAATGATTGGAACATTAGTTTTATTGGTAATATAGAGCAGTTTAAAGCTCAATACGCTACATTTCAATATGCATGGAAAAATATAAAACTTAGTTTTTGTAGCGATTATAACTTAGGATTAGAAATTAAATATATTTTATATAACAAATTATTTAATAATGAATGGTCTCTTAAAACTGTAGTTTCGCTTCATTTGGCTTCACTTAAAAAAGTATTTGAATTTATGAGAGAAAAATACCCTTTATCAGACTCTTTATTACAATTAAATATTGAAACTGGGAGCTTTCAATGGGTAGATTGGCTTGAAAGTAAAGATATTAAAACAACGATAGAAAAGCATTATGATATTTACGATAAAAAATATAAGGAAAAAACAACAATTGCAAACTTTTTATCTTCAATTTATAAATGGCTTGAAAATGAAACAGATACAAGAGATGAGTGGGAAAAGGATATTTGGGATGTTGTAAATCTTAAAAAATATGGAATATATTATATAGAGTCTAATTGTGCACGTTATATTAATTTTACAAAAATAAAAAATTTAAATATTAGAGAATCAATAAAAAGATACTTTAAGCAAAGATTTTTAAGTAAAAATAAATTTACATTGGAAGGCGCATTGACATATTTAAAGTATCTGCCAAATTTTATTAATTATGTTTTAGAATTAGAGCCTTCTTGGAATGATTTAAAACAGTTGGAAAGGAAGCATATTGAAAAATATATAGAATGGCTTAATGTCTATACGGAACAAAATTTCACAAGAAAAGAATCTAATCCTGAAAGCTATCAAAGACTGGCATTAACTATGATTAAAAAATTTTTACTTGAAATTCAAATGAGAGAATATGAAATAGCCCCATATAAAGATATTAGAAAACTTCTTTTTTTAGATGACATGCCTACATTAAAAAATAAGCATTATGATAATATAAAGTATATTCCAGATATAGTTTTAGAACAATTATTTAAATATATAGAATGTTTAAGTAAAGACATTCAAGTAATAATATGGATTATGTATAAAACAGGACTTCGGATTTCTGACACTTTAAACTTAAAACAAGATTGCTTAATACGTATAAACAACAAATATTGGATAGAAACAGATGTTAAAAAGACCTATGTAATCGAGCATAGAATTCCTATAGATGATGAATTAGCTAGCTTAATTGCCATACTTATTGATACCTCGAAAAAAAATAGCAATATGGATAATAACCCTAAGAATTTAATTTTTGTTAGATGCACAGGTAAAAGAAAGGGGAAAACATATCTTAGGGCTTCAATATCTAGAGCCTTAAATAAAATGGCTCTAAATCATAATATAATAGATGAGAGTGGTAATAAATTTCATTTTAATAATCATGCATTCAGACATACTTATGCAATAAAGCTTCTTAATGGTGGTACTGACATATTTACTGTGCAAGAGTTACTGGCTCATGCATCACCTGAAATGACTTTACATTATGCAAAGTTACTTGATGATACTAAAAGAAAAGCTTTTGATAATGCAGTAAAACAAGGTGTATTTAGTTTTGATATTGAGGGAAATCTCCAGGATGAGACAAATAGAGAAATACCAGAAAATATACTTGATATGCTTTGGACTAACCATAAACTAAATGCTATTGACACACCTTATGGTACTTGCTTGCAAAGAAGTAAAGGGAAATGTACCTTTGCAAAGCAGCCGCCATGTTTAACTTGTGATGGAGGTAAGCCTTGTAAGGATTTAAGTGTAGGCATCTTTGAAGGTGATATTAAAAAATATGAAATTCATATAACTTCTACAAAGGCACTTTTAGAACAAGTAAAAATATATAACCGCAAAGATATGGTTCTAGAAAATGAAGAGATTCTTAACTGTTATAATAGAATATATAGCACTATCAGCTCTGGAAATATTATTTATGGTAGACTGGATAGATTAAGGAAACAAGGTGATGTAAGTGAGTGA
- a CDS encoding response regulator transcription factor produces the protein MEKNTVLVVDDEKDIREVIEIYLMNEGINVITASDGIEAIEKLKTNRVDLIVLDIMMPKLDGIRTCLKIREEKKLPIIMLSAKIEDSDKILGLNVGADDYVAKPFNPLELAARVKSQLRRYLNFNEEKKNSEDEIIIDGLTLNRASREVFVDGSFVRLTPLEFSILEVLALNRNRVLSTEQIYKQVWNEAFNNADNTVAVHIRNIREKIEINPREPKYIKVVWGVGYKIEK, from the coding sequence ATGGAAAAGAACACCGTGTTAGTAGTAGATGATGAGAAAGATATTAGAGAAGTAATTGAAATTTATTTAATGAATGAAGGAATAAATGTAATTACTGCTTCAGATGGGATTGAAGCCATAGAAAAACTCAAAACTAATAGAGTAGATCTAATAGTTCTAGATATTATGATGCCGAAGTTAGACGGGATAAGAACATGCTTAAAAATCAGAGAAGAGAAAAAATTACCCATTATTATGCTTTCAGCTAAAATTGAAGATAGTGATAAAATATTAGGACTTAATGTTGGAGCAGATGACTATGTAGCAAAACCTTTTAATCCTCTTGAATTAGCTGCAAGGGTAAAATCACAGCTTAGAAGATATCTGAATTTTAATGAAGAGAAGAAAAATAGTGAGGATGAAATCATAATAGATGGGCTTACATTAAATAGAGCTTCAAGAGAAGTTTTTGTGGATGGAAGTTTTGTAAGACTTACTCCCTTGGAGTTTTCAATATTAGAAGTATTGGCTTTGAATAGAAATAGGGTGTTAAGCACTGAACAGATATATAAACAGGTGTGGAATGAAGCTTTTAATAATGCTGATAACACTGTAGCAGTACATATAAGAAACATAAGAGAAAAAATAGAAATAAATCCACGAGAGCCAAAGTACATCAAAGTTGTTTGGGGAGTTGGGTATAAAATTGAAAAATAG